The following coding sequences lie in one Heyndrickxia oleronia genomic window:
- a CDS encoding putative holin-like toxin, with amino-acid sequence MITVYEALSLMITFGSLIVAVITIVISLEKRK; translated from the coding sequence TTGATCACAGTTTACGAAGCGTTATCGCTCATGATCACTTTTGGATCATTAATCGTAGCCGTGATTACTATTGTTATTTCTCTTGAGAAAAGAAAATAA
- a CDS encoding sugar transferase translates to MKIYSIFKWFLDRILAFILVIMLLPIFLVIALMIKIDSKGPVLFKQKRIGRNRKKFFILKFRTMRIDAPKDMPTHLLENPEMFITRVGKILRRTSLDELPQIINIIKGDMSIIGPRPALWNQIDLIQEREKFGANNIYPGLTGWAQINGRDELSIHEKAKLDGEYVLKMSLFFDVKVFFLTIWNVVRSNGIKEGTR, encoded by the coding sequence GTGAAGATATATTCAATATTTAAGTGGTTTCTAGATAGAATATTAGCATTCATACTAGTAATTATGCTTTTACCAATCTTTCTTGTAATTGCCCTTATGATTAAAATAGATTCAAAAGGCCCTGTGCTTTTTAAACAAAAGCGGATTGGTAGGAATAGAAAAAAATTTTTTATATTAAAATTTAGAACGATGCGAATTGATGCACCAAAGGATATGCCTACACATTTGTTAGAGAATCCTGAAATGTTCATCACAAGAGTGGGAAAAATTTTACGAAGGACTAGTCTTGATGAGTTGCCGCAAATTATCAATATTATAAAAGGTGACATGAGTATTATTGGTCCTCGGCCAGCCCTATGGAATCAAATCGACTTGATTCAAGAGCGGGAAAAATTTGGTGCAAATAATATTTATCCCGGTTTAACTGGTTGGGCTCAAATAAATGGCAGGGATGAACTTTCGATTCATGAAAAAGCTAAACTAGATGGAGAATATGTGTTAAAAATGAGTTTGTTTTTTGATGTGAAAGTATTTTTTTTAACTATATGGAATGTCGTAAGAAGCAATGGCATAAAAGAAGGTACTCGATAA
- a CDS encoding 6-hydroxymethylpterin diphosphokinase MptE-like protein: MLALKNLLKSNKFIYLFISLIRKFQYFVFPLMHFNLKKFLRVHRFYKNDSYEKLKKLKNKHIGERCFIVATGPSLTILDLEKLKNEITFSMNSILLAFDETDWRPTYYGIQDENVYRCLKKEIEQLNVECKFISDTILKKLDIQLSTNDYSFPLNMLNHTIPHKKYHTKFSNDIFSVVYDGYTITYALLQIAVYMGFREIYLLGTDCHYSSNMKHHFKDYGHVDPTFASAGEMMISAYQEAKRYADNNKVKIFNATRGGELEVFDRIDLDVALATNN, translated from the coding sequence ATGTTGGCTCTAAAAAACTTATTAAAAAGTAATAAATTCATCTACCTTTTTATCTCGTTAATTAGAAAATTCCAATATTTTGTTTTTCCCTTGATGCATTTTAACTTAAAAAAGTTTTTACGAGTTCATCGATTTTATAAGAACGATTCATATGAGAAGTTAAAAAAACTTAAAAATAAGCATATAGGAGAAAGATGTTTTATTGTTGCTACTGGTCCAAGTTTAACGATTCTCGATCTCGAAAAGTTAAAAAATGAAATTACTTTCAGTATGAATTCAATTCTTCTAGCGTTTGATGAAACAGATTGGCGACCTACATATTATGGTATACAAGATGAAAATGTATATAGGTGCCTAAAAAAAGAAATCGAACAATTAAATGTAGAATGCAAATTTATTAGTGATACGATTCTAAAAAAACTAGATATTCAATTATCTACAAATGATTATTCCTTCCCTTTGAACATGTTAAATCATACTATCCCACATAAAAAATATCATACTAAATTTAGTAATGATATTTTTTCGGTTGTATATGATGGTTACACAATTACCTATGCCCTTCTTCAAATTGCTGTGTATATGGGGTTTAGAGAAATCTATTTATTAGGAACCGATTGTCACTATTCTAGTAATATGAAACATCATTTTAAAGATTATGGTCATGTGGATCCTACTTTTGCATCCGCAGGAGAGATGATGATAAGTGCTTACCAAGAAGCAAAGCGATATGCAGATAATAATAAGGTGAAGATTTTTAATGCTACTAGAGGAGGGGAGCTAGAAGTATTTGATAGAATAGATCTCGATGTTGCATTAGCTACTAACAATTAA
- a CDS encoding GNAT family N-acetyltransferase: MEIFIHNRIETITNLLPNWSTLINEYHEVTIFQDISWLASWWEYKIKQIDITPYIIEIKNKDQTIGIFPFYLYKRTLAGMSIYVLKPIGSGESDYLTPVISKKYATEVTLQSVFSRLHEEKKTWDYIDWGEIPENSFLDTVLRKQSYLGKLLFKRKKSDICPFINFTDNSDDFKIKLNKNLMKEIIKKDRRLKKEGKLVFSIVQSDQEIEPIMNTFFTFHCERWSNTDTPSKYRNKEERDYAIRTAKNLFKSNLLHLAYLKYNNEIIAIDFGMTDGKKLYLYLHAINIKYKKYSVGQLLTYYLIEHAFKEGYQIVDFLRGDEDYKKKWGTDENFNVKYMIFNQSIKSKILYTLYKIRHSKTFNQPFILKRISYLATEDK; this comes from the coding sequence ATGGAAATTTTTATACACAATCGGATAGAAACTATAACAAATTTATTACCAAATTGGTCTACATTAATAAACGAATATCATGAAGTTACTATTTTTCAGGATATTAGTTGGTTGGCAAGCTGGTGGGAGTATAAAATCAAGCAAATCGATATAACTCCTTATATAATTGAAATAAAAAATAAGGATCAAACAATAGGAATCTTTCCTTTTTATCTTTATAAAAGAACATTGGCAGGAATGAGTATCTATGTATTAAAACCAATTGGTTCGGGTGAATCAGATTATTTAACCCCCGTTATTTCTAAAAAGTATGCTACCGAAGTAACTCTTCAATCGGTTTTTAGTAGATTACACGAGGAAAAGAAAACATGGGATTATATTGACTGGGGAGAAATCCCAGAAAACTCTTTTCTTGATACTGTTTTAAGGAAACAATCATACCTCGGGAAATTATTGTTTAAACGAAAAAAAAGTGATATTTGTCCTTTTATTAATTTCACTGATAATTCTGATGACTTTAAAATTAAATTAAATAAGAATTTGATGAAAGAAATAATAAAAAAAGACAGAAGGTTAAAAAAAGAAGGGAAACTTGTCTTTTCAATAGTGCAATCAGACCAAGAAATTGAACCAATAATGAATACTTTTTTTACATTTCATTGTGAAAGATGGAGTAATACCGATACACCTAGTAAATACAGAAATAAAGAGGAAAGAGACTATGCAATTCGGACAGCGAAAAATCTCTTTAAAAGTAATTTATTGCACTTAGCATATTTAAAGTATAATAACGAAATTATTGCCATTGATTTTGGAATGACCGATGGTAAAAAGCTTTATCTTTATTTACATGCGATCAATATAAAATACAAAAAATACTCTGTTGGCCAACTATTAACCTACTATCTTATTGAACACGCATTTAAAGAGGGATACCAGATTGTTGATTTCTTACGAGGAGATGAAGATTATAAGAAAAAATGGGGGACGGACGAGAATTTCAATGTAAAATATATGATTTTTAATCAATCAATAAAGTCAAAAATACTATACACCCTATATAAGATACGACACTCAAAAACATTTAACCAACCATTCATTTTAAAAAGGATATCTTACCTAGCCACTGAAGATAAATAG
- a CDS encoding KdsC family phosphatase, whose protein sequence is MKTNQVKLIVLDVDGVLTDGKIMIDSRGVEIKAFSVKDGMGICLAKFYGIKFAIISGRFSEAVDIRAKELQIDFLYQGVMDKNAKLEELLERLKIDYRNVCIIGDDLNDLPIILKSGLSFAPQDAAEQIKERVTHITSAKGGNGAVREMIEFILKNETDFDNLIENFLYDRMS, encoded by the coding sequence ATGAAGACTAATCAGGTGAAATTAATTGTTTTAGATGTTGATGGTGTATTAACAGATGGAAAAATTATGATTGATTCCCGGGGAGTTGAAATAAAAGCATTCAGTGTAAAAGATGGAATGGGTATCTGTTTAGCTAAATTTTACGGAATTAAATTTGCTATTATTTCAGGTCGTTTTTCAGAAGCCGTTGATATTCGTGCGAAAGAATTACAAATAGATTTTTTGTATCAAGGTGTAATGGATAAAAATGCTAAATTGGAAGAATTATTAGAAAGATTAAAGATCGATTATCGTAATGTATGTATAATAGGCGATGACTTAAATGATCTACCAATTATTTTGAAATCAGGTCTTTCTTTCGCTCCCCAGGATGCAGCAGAACAGATAAAAGAGAGAGTCACACACATAACATCAGCTAAAGGTGGTAACGGAGCTGTGCGGGAAATGATAGAGTTTATTTTAAAGAATGAAACAGATTTCGATAATCTGATAGAAAATTTCCTATATGATCGTATGAGTTGA
- a CDS encoding KpsF/GutQ family sugar-phosphate isomerase — MSTVIKTQINYLESVKNVLEKEAKAILKYSEILSTDIIHPIELLLNCKSHVIVTGIGKSGIVGKKISATLASTGTPSYYLHPAEGLHGDLGMVKENDVVLAISNSGESEEVIQLIPSIKKIGAKLIALVGNEYSTLAKKADGIISIGRVEEACPLGLTPTTSTTLILAIGDAIAITLLKAKNFTSENFAVYHPGGSLGKKLLISVGDLIQHNNRNPKAKIYSDCKEVLFEMTKSRIGAVSVVDGDDILIGILTDGDLRRALTAGIDMFDCTIEQLYNQTPITISSELLAVEALKIMENKKINVLPVIDEKQRPIAMIHITDITKIGL, encoded by the coding sequence TTGTCAACTGTTATTAAAACACAAATTAACTATTTAGAAAGTGTTAAGAATGTATTAGAAAAAGAAGCTAAAGCAATCCTGAAATATAGTGAGATCCTTAGTACAGATATTATTCATCCAATTGAGCTATTGTTAAATTGCAAATCTCATGTAATTGTAACTGGGATTGGGAAATCAGGAATTGTTGGAAAAAAAATATCTGCAACATTAGCTAGTACAGGGACTCCAAGTTATTATCTACATCCAGCTGAAGGACTTCATGGAGATTTAGGAATGGTAAAAGAAAATGATGTTGTGCTTGCTATTTCAAATAGTGGTGAATCGGAAGAAGTAATCCAGTTAATTCCTTCTATTAAAAAAATTGGTGCAAAATTAATTGCTTTAGTTGGAAATGAATATTCTACTTTAGCAAAGAAAGCGGATGGGATCATCAGTATTGGTAGAGTTGAAGAAGCTTGTCCATTAGGATTAACACCAACAACTAGTACTACATTAATTTTGGCAATCGGTGATGCGATTGCTATCACACTATTAAAAGCAAAAAATTTCACCTCAGAAAATTTTGCTGTTTACCATCCAGGAGGTTCTTTAGGAAAAAAGTTATTAATTTCAGTAGGAGATTTAATACAGCACAATAATAGAAATCCAAAGGCAAAAATATATTCAGATTGTAAGGAAGTACTTTTCGAAATGACTAAATCTAGAATAGGTGCAGTGAGCGTAGTAGATGGAGATGACATTCTTATTGGAATATTAACAGATGGAGATCTCCGAAGAGCTCTAACTGCAGGTATTGATATGTTCGATTGCACAATTGAACAGCTATATAATCAGACACCAATAACTATAAGTTCAGAGCTACTCGCTGTAGAAGCATTGAAGATAATGGAAAATAAAAAAATTAATGTTCTTCCAGTTATTGATGAAAAGCAACGTCCAATAGCAATGATCCATATTACGGATATAACGAAAATAGGATTGTAA
- the kdsA gene encoding 3-deoxy-8-phosphooctulonate synthase — MLTKEIKLNDKIKFGSNSPFVLIAGPCLIESEELIDKTAATLIEITTKLNIPFIFKASFDKANRSSIYSERGPGLEKGLEMLSKLKEKYMIPVTSDIHESHQAKIAGEVLDIIQIPAFLCRQTDLLIAAAKTQKIINVKKGQFLAPNDMENIVIKLKESGNDQVLLTERGTNFGYHNLVVDMRSLPILQELNVPVVFDATHSVQIPGGLGITSGGNREYAPVLARAAMAVGIDALFLEVHPDPVNALSDGPNMVKLDHLEEILKKLKKIDELVKLDVGS, encoded by the coding sequence ATGTTGACTAAAGAAATTAAATTGAATGACAAAATTAAATTCGGTAGTAATAGTCCTTTTGTTTTGATTGCTGGCCCATGTTTAATTGAAAGTGAAGAATTAATTGATAAAACTGCTGCTACTTTAATAGAAATTACGACCAAATTAAACATACCATTTATTTTTAAAGCCTCTTTTGATAAAGCAAACCGTTCATCTATTTATTCAGAAAGAGGACCAGGTTTAGAAAAAGGGCTGGAAATGTTGAGTAAACTGAAAGAAAAATATATGATCCCAGTCACATCAGATATTCATGAATCACATCAAGCAAAAATTGCAGGGGAAGTTCTTGATATCATTCAAATCCCTGCTTTTTTATGTCGCCAAACTGATCTACTAATTGCCGCAGCCAAAACTCAAAAAATCATTAACGTAAAAAAAGGCCAATTCTTAGCACCAAATGATATGGAAAATATTGTAATCAAGCTGAAAGAATCAGGGAATGATCAAGTATTACTAACGGAGAGGGGAACAAATTTTGGATATCATAATCTAGTCGTAGATATGCGATCATTACCTATTTTACAAGAATTAAATGTACCAGTCGTTTTCGATGCAACACATAGTGTTCAAATTCCTGGAGGATTAGGAATAACTTCAGGAGGAAATCGGGAATATGCGCCTGTTTTGGCACGAGCCGCAATGGCAGTTGGTATTGATGCACTATTTTTAGAGGTACATCCCGATCCTGTAAACGCATTATCCGATGGACCAAATATGGTAAAGCTAGATCATTTGGAGGAGATATTAAAAAAACTTAAAAAGATAGATGAGTTGGTTAAACTTGATGTAGGGAGTTGA
- a CDS encoding cytidylyltransferase domain-containing protein produces MKPKVIAFVPIKLNSQRLPKKNLLPLGDHSLCWYIFKSLLKVNDIDDVYVFCSDEEIKKHVPHGVKFLKRNTYLDGDKVKGNEIYQSFIELVDSDIYILAHTTSPFILNETIENALSKVINNYFDSAFSVQKKQTFAWYNGKPINYELNQIPRTQDISPVFIETSGFFIFKKQIFVNYGRRIGFNPFLQEVNEFEAVDIDTRADYEYALKIYQNEFIKSV; encoded by the coding sequence TTGAAACCAAAGGTCATTGCATTTGTACCGATAAAATTAAATAGCCAGAGACTTCCCAAGAAAAATTTACTACCTTTGGGTGATCATTCGTTATGTTGGTACATTTTTAAATCGTTACTAAAGGTTAATGATATTGATGACGTATATGTTTTCTGTAGTGATGAAGAAATAAAAAAACATGTACCACATGGGGTAAAGTTTTTAAAACGAAATACCTACCTAGATGGTGACAAGGTAAAAGGAAATGAAATTTATCAGTCTTTTATTGAATTAGTAGATAGTGATATTTACATTCTTGCACATACAACATCACCGTTTATATTAAACGAAACGATAGAAAATGCATTGTCAAAAGTTATTAATAACTATTTTGATTCTGCTTTTAGTGTTCAAAAAAAGCAAACGTTTGCTTGGTACAATGGAAAACCAATCAATTATGAGCTGAATCAAATACCTAGAACACAAGACATATCACCTGTTTTTATTGAAACAAGTGGTTTTTTTATATTCAAAAAACAGATTTTTGTTAATTACGGACGAAGAATTGGTTTTAATCCATTTTTGCAGGAAGTAAATGAATTCGAGGCTGTGGATATAGACACAAGAGCAGATTATGAATATGCATTAAAAATCTATCAAAATGAATTTATTAAATCGGTCTAA
- a CDS encoding PIG-L deacetylase family protein: MFFKLNKIKRYIRQLDGLIKAVEYVRGIYKYPNNMIGRINNLNKTTENIDILVIAAHPDDEILGLGTTLYREQLNGKNIVIAFVTNGSCWDKQSWRIRRSETLMKSMIRYKEASKALSLIGIPQDHIICLGFPDAGTHRYVENIGADIYMLINQLKPGSIYVHCIEGGHNDHDISSFIVKVVCKEINFTNVYEWTEYHPKQPIGTENVNFLPSSNKKLKEKSIVISKTERRLKKMMLACHKSQDVERFYLQGEAIRKANLYNMEDEILTYCQLPKNNIIRLIKTKISPEIICKKKYDLTIEREIKERG; encoded by the coding sequence TTGTTTTTCAAATTGAATAAAATTAAAAGATACATTCGTCAGCTTGATGGACTAATTAAAGCAGTAGAGTATGTCAGGGGAATATATAAATATCCGAATAATATGATTGGGCGTATAAATAATTTAAATAAAACAACCGAAAATATCGATATTCTGGTCATTGCGGCACATCCAGATGATGAAATACTAGGATTAGGCACTACGCTATATCGTGAACAATTAAACGGTAAAAATATTGTAATAGCGTTTGTAACAAATGGATCTTGTTGGGATAAACAAAGTTGGAGAATTAGAAGAAGTGAAACATTAATGAAATCTATGATTAGGTATAAAGAAGCCTCTAAAGCATTATCATTAATCGGCATTCCACAAGATCACATTATTTGTCTTGGATTTCCAGATGCAGGGACACATCGTTATGTAGAAAATATTGGTGCAGATATTTATATGTTAATTAATCAATTAAAACCTGGTTCTATATATGTTCACTGTATCGAAGGTGGACATAATGATCATGATATCTCTAGTTTTATTGTAAAGGTAGTTTGTAAGGAGATAAATTTTACAAATGTATATGAATGGACAGAGTATCATCCAAAACAGCCGATAGGAACAGAAAATGTGAATTTTTTACCATCATCAAATAAAAAGTTAAAAGAAAAAAGTATAGTTATTTCTAAAACTGAACGTAGATTAAAAAAAATGATGTTAGCTTGTCACAAATCACAGGATGTAGAGAGGTTTTATTTACAAGGGGAAGCAATAAGAAAAGCAAATTTATATAATATGGAAGATGAAATACTAACATACTGTCAGTTACCTAAAAATAATATCATTCGTTTAATCAAAACAAAAATTTCTCCTGAAATCATTTGTAAGAAAAAATATGACTTGACCATCGAAAGGGAAATTAAAGAAAGGGGATAA
- a CDS encoding glycosyltransferase, with product MKKKLLIVADTMTKGGTEKVIVDTLKMLNYSRFDVTLLIIQKIEEAKKNIAEIPDKVRIKYVFNKPLNHRYQILLYYILMFFPHKIMKKILVKEEFDIILTTRYIFAFPFSTGKGYKVMWVHEGVGEENENSIFGMIKKRYKKNTYRKFDQILLLTETARIKFCQYYSLHKKCSVLSNPINQKEIIQLSNEPITDFTFSNNLNMVCAARLSVEKGIDRLLDACAQLANNGFTFNLLILGDGPEQNKLKNMVLANSSLKDKVVFLGFKDNPYKYMRGCDIYVSPSRSESFSLAIAEAMVLGLPVLSTDCHGPREILDNGKYGLLVKNDNKNIYEGIKKLFMNPELIGYYRAKSKERKVIFSYEKNIKMLENIISPEEDINSMDQKKII from the coding sequence TTGAAAAAAAAATTATTAATTGTTGCCGATACTATGACAAAAGGTGGAACCGAAAAAGTAATTGTAGATACATTAAAAATGTTGAATTATTCAAGGTTTGATGTAACTCTTTTAATAATACAAAAAATAGAGGAGGCTAAGAAAAATATCGCGGAAATACCCGATAAAGTTCGAATAAAATACGTATTTAACAAGCCCTTAAACCATCGATATCAAATATTACTATATTATATTCTTATGTTTTTCCCTCATAAAATAATGAAGAAGATATTAGTGAAGGAAGAGTTTGATATTATTCTTACTACCAGATATATTTTTGCATTTCCATTTAGTACAGGTAAGGGCTATAAGGTAATGTGGGTTCATGAAGGCGTTGGTGAAGAAAACGAGAATTCGATTTTTGGAATGATAAAGAAGAGATATAAAAAAAACACTTATAGAAAGTTTGATCAAATTTTATTATTAACAGAAACAGCAAGAATTAAATTTTGTCAATATTATTCTTTACACAAAAAATGCAGTGTTTTAAGTAATCCCATTAATCAAAAAGAGATTATTCAATTGTCTAATGAACCGATTACGGATTTTACATTTAGTAATAATCTAAACATGGTTTGTGCTGCAAGGCTAAGTGTTGAAAAAGGGATAGATCGATTATTAGATGCTTGTGCACAATTGGCAAATAATGGCTTCACTTTTAATTTATTAATTTTAGGGGATGGACCTGAACAAAACAAGTTAAAAAATATGGTTTTGGCTAATAGTTCTTTAAAGGATAAGGTTGTATTTCTAGGCTTTAAGGATAATCCCTACAAATATATGAGAGGATGCGATATTTACGTCTCCCCTTCACGATCTGAAAGTTTTTCATTGGCAATCGCAGAAGCCATGGTATTAGGATTACCAGTATTAAGCACTGATTGCCATGGTCCTCGTGAAATATTAGACAATGGTAAATATGGTCTTTTAGTTAAAAATGATAACAAGAATATTTATGAAGGAATTAAAAAACTATTTATGAATCCAGAATTGATCGGTTATTATCGGGCTAAAAGTAAGGAAAGAAAAGTTATTTTTTCTTATGAAAAAAATATAAAAATGCTCGAAAATATAATTTCCCCTGAAGAAGATATAAATAGTATGGATCAAAAAAAAATCATTTAA
- a CDS encoding ABC transporter ATP-binding protein, producing MGATVNKLLMLFNKREKKKLFTIFIMMIFAALFETLGIGLIVPFVGIATNPSIIQEQEILAIIFKSLHFQSTNTFLIFSVILLILIFVIKNLYLLLFLYVQNKIILNQQIKLSRTLFKEYLSKPYTFHLQRNSANLLRNVNEEVPKVFQGIILCGFQLLTESLVIFCIFVLLLINSFVATIVASILLGGGIFLFNRIFRKKLSKLGKKHQLVSGLMIKWVNQGLGASKEVKVSGKEDFFVDAYSKQSQINSNITRYRIMLDQSPRLFIETLLVLVVLLTLLIIIMQDITTTHILSIMALFAMAAFRLMPSINRIIAMITTIRYSIPALQVVYEDLFTNKEDFYDQQQKYENSSEIVIQSGDKAFTESIELTDISFRYPNQSEYSLINISLTIPIGHSVAFIGESGAGKTTLVDIILGLYSPQKGTILVDGKNLNKIKSIWQQKIGYIPQSIFLSDDSIRRNVAFGLDNEQIDDSAVWRALEQARLKDYVERLPNKLDTTVGERGIRLSGGQLQRIGIARALYHDPEIIFMDEATSALDSETEKDIMEAIDGLKGEKTLIIIAHRLTTIENCDVVFTIHNGALVSKKTKITEAVSMV from the coding sequence GTGGGAGCAACAGTTAATAAGCTATTAATGCTGTTCAACAAAAGAGAAAAGAAGAAATTATTCACTATCTTTATCATGATGATATTTGCTGCTTTGTTTGAAACATTGGGAATTGGATTAATTGTTCCATTTGTAGGAATAGCAACAAATCCGTCAATTATACAAGAACAGGAGATCTTAGCAATTATTTTTAAATCATTACATTTTCAATCCACTAATACTTTTTTGATCTTTTCAGTAATCTTATTAATATTAATTTTTGTAATAAAAAATTTATATTTGCTCTTATTTCTATATGTACAGAACAAAATTATACTTAATCAGCAAATTAAACTATCCCGAACTTTATTTAAAGAATATTTATCAAAACCATATACATTCCATTTACAAAGAAACTCTGCTAATTTACTACGAAATGTTAATGAAGAGGTACCAAAAGTATTTCAAGGAATCATATTGTGTGGGTTTCAATTATTAACTGAATCACTAGTTATCTTTTGTATTTTTGTATTATTATTGATAAATTCATTCGTGGCTACGATTGTTGCTTCCATTCTATTAGGTGGAGGTATTTTTTTATTTAATCGAATCTTTCGTAAAAAGTTAAGCAAATTAGGTAAAAAACATCAATTAGTCAGTGGCTTGATGATTAAATGGGTCAATCAAGGACTAGGTGCTAGTAAGGAAGTAAAAGTTTCTGGAAAGGAAGACTTCTTTGTTGATGCCTATTCAAAACAAAGTCAAATTAATTCAAACATTACACGTTATCGAATCATGTTAGATCAATCTCCTAGACTTTTTATTGAAACATTATTAGTATTAGTCGTTTTACTAACTTTATTAATTATCATTATGCAAGATATTACAACAACTCATATTCTATCAATAATGGCTCTTTTTGCAATGGCAGCTTTTCGATTAATGCCTTCAATAAATCGAATTATAGCGATGATCACGACGATTAGATATAGTATACCCGCTTTACAGGTTGTTTATGAAGATCTATTTACAAATAAAGAAGATTTTTATGATCAGCAGCAAAAATACGAGAATTCGTCAGAAATTGTTATTCAAAGTGGTGATAAAGCCTTTACCGAGTCTATTGAATTAACAGATATATCATTTCGTTATCCCAATCAGTCTGAATACTCATTAATCAATATTTCTTTAACAATACCAATTGGTCATTCCGTAGCATTTATTGGGGAATCCGGCGCTGGGAAAACCACTCTTGTTGACATTATCCTAGGGTTATATAGCCCACAAAAAGGGACCATTTTAGTTGATGGAAAAAATCTAAATAAAATCAAATCAATATGGCAGCAAAAAATAGGTTACATTCCTCAATCTATTTTCTTATCTGATGATTCTATCCGCAGAAATGTAGCCTTTGGACTAGATAATGAACAAATAGATGATTCAGCAGTGTGGAGAGCGCTAGAACAAGCGCGATTAAAAGATTATGTTGAAAGATTACCTAATAAATTAGATACAACCGTAGGAGAAAGAGGAATAAGACTCTCAGGAGGACAACTACAACGGATTGGAATTGCTAGAGCACTTTATCATGATCCGGAAATAATATTTATGGATGAGGCAACTTCGGCTTTAGATAGTGAAACAGAAAAAGACATTATGGAAGCAATTGATGGTTTGAAAGGAGAAAAAACGTTAATTATTATTGCACATCGTTTAACTACAATAGAAAACTGTGATGTAGTATTTACTATTCATAACGGTGCATTAGTATCTAAAAAAACAAAAATAACGGAAGCTGTTTCAATGGTTTAA
- a CDS encoding glycosyltransferase: MKISIVIPIYNVERYLTQSIDSVLGQSYSNIEVILVNDGSPDNSPQICKEYEKKSPLVKLINKTNGGLSEARNVGIMKATGDYIMFLDADDYWSGDFLSELVTFIKKYQFPDYIFYNYKYYYQKKNIFKDNNIHVSKDKLKIKSGISYLHTLLKDNKNYQWFAWAGIIKRSFLIDNQLFFEVGRDYEDVLWTPQVFLNAKSVEYFEKVVYIYRLEREGQITSKLTRENLEDNIYVSNFWYEKLKQIELNKDLKISLMKNFAVRFFVSIWYLDFLTLNEKKEIIQELQDKRYILNYRNSIISKFTKVICEIMGFSNCSKVFKRIIQLKRTLKNVI; the protein is encoded by the coding sequence ATGAAAATTAGTATTGTTATCCCTATATATAATGTTGAGAGATACCTTACGCAGAGTATCGATAGTGTTCTGGGGCAATCCTATTCGAATATAGAAGTAATATTAGTGAATGATGGATCTCCTGATAATAGTCCTCAAATATGTAAAGAATATGAAAAAAAGAGTCCATTAGTGAAATTGATTAATAAAACAAATGGAGGATTATCAGAAGCAAGAAATGTTGGAATTATGAAAGCAACAGGCGACTATATTATGTTTTTGGATGCTGATGATTATTGGTCAGGTGATTTTCTATCCGAATTAGTAACCTTTATTAAAAAATATCAATTTCCTGACTATATTTTCTACAATTATAAATACTACTATCAAAAGAAAAATATTTTCAAAGATAATAATATTCACGTTTCTAAGGATAAACTAAAAATCAAGTCTGGGATATCATACCTACATACATTATTGAAAGACAATAAAAATTATCAATGGTTTGCTTGGGCAGGTATCATAAAAAGATCGTTTCTAATAGACAATCAATTATTTTTTGAAGTGGGGAGAGATTATGAGGATGTTTTATGGACACCACAAGTTTTCTTAAACGCAAAATCAGTAGAATATTTCGAAAAGGTTGTATATATTTATCGACTTGAACGCGAGGGACAAATAACCTCTAAACTAACTCGTGAAAATTTAGAAGATAATATATATGTTTCAAATTTTTGGTATGAAAAATTAAAACAAATAGAGCTAAATAAAGATTTAAAGATATCTTTAATGAAAAATTTCGCAGTCAGGTTTTTTGTCTCTATATGGTATTTAGACTTTTTAACTTTAAATGAAAAGAAAGAGATTATTCAAGAATTACAAGATAAACGATATATTTTGAATTATAGGAATAGTATAATAAGTAAATTCACCAAGGTTATATGTGAAATCATGGGATTTAGTAATTGTTCAAAGGTTTTTAAAAGGATTATTCAATTAAAAAGAACTCTAAAAAATGTTATTTAA